The DNA window CACCCTCGCCACCGCCTACGTGCGCCATGACGTCTCCTTCCTTCCCCTCGGCGCCGAGATCGCCTCCGCCACCTTGACCGTGTCCTACTCGTGGCGCGCCACGAGCGGCGCCGTCGACGTCCACCGCACCCTCGCCTCCTGGAGCGAGGCGACGCTCACCTGGAACAACGCCGCGAGCTTCGACCCCGCCGTCACCAGCCAGCTCCTCGTCCCCACTGGCGCTGGCACCTCGTCCACCGACCTGACCGCGCTGGTCCAGACCTGGGTCGACGGCGTGAGCCCCAACCATGGCGTGACCTTGACCGGCGTCGACCGCACCGAGCTGCGCTCCAGCGAGCACCTCGACCTCGCCAGCCGCCCGAAGCTCGCGGTCTGCTACTACGCCCCCGACACGGAGATGTGAAGCCCAGGTCCAGCGCTCTCCGCACCGACGCCTGAATCGAGCCTCACCGACGCCTGGATCGAGCCAATCCCTCCGAACAGCAAAGGCCCTCTCTGCCCTGGCGGAGAGGGCCGCCTGCATTCATCGGCGGCACCCTCACGCCACCACCTCGCGCGACGTGCATCACCCCTCTGTGGCTCCCGGACGCGCCGTCGGAATCGTGCATTCCACACAGCGCGGTTGACCCTCCCGCGTGCTGCGGGTGACCTTCATCATGCGGCGGAGCGCACCTGCTCCGCCGTCTGCTGCGGCGCTTGATACCCATGGGGGGTCGATCGTGCCGCCAGCTGGAGTCGCTCCCGTGGCGCCGTGGGCTGCGGGAGCCGTCGCGTCTGCGCCTCCAGGGCGTGGTCACGAGAAAGGAGAAGGCGGAGATGCGCGTCTGGAGTCTCTTCTTCGCAGTGGGTTCCCTCGCCCTCGCCAGCGGCTGCGCCGACGACACCGAGCCGGCCGTGGATGCCGCAGGCACGGCGACCGATCTGTCCCTCGGAGCCCATCACGCCTGCGTGATCCGGAGCGATGGTCAGGTCAAATGCTGGGGTCATGCGCTCCACAACCAGCTCGGCCTCAGTGACGGCAAGAACCGCGGCGATCTGCCGGGTGGGATGGGGGACGCACTCCCGAGCGTCCAGCTGGGAAGCGGCCGGCACGCCACCGCGATCTCCGCGAGCAGCTCCCACACGTGCGCCGTGCTGGACGACGGCCAGCTCAAGTGCTGGGGCACAGGCTTCGAAGGGCAGCTCGGGCTCGGGAGCATGCACCATACGGGCATCACCCCGGAAGAGATGGGGGATGCGCTCCCTGCCGTCGACCTCGGGAGAGGAGCGCTGACCGTCGCCGTCTCGGCGGCCAGAGAGCACACCTGCGCCCTCCTGGACAGCGGGAGCGTCAAGTGCTGGGGAGAGCTCTTGTTCGGCCGGCTCGGTCTGGGGATGACCTACGGAGGCCCGCACGGCCTCTCCATCGGGGATGGTCCTGGCGAGATGGGCGATGCCTTGCCGACCGTCGACCTTGGCACGGGAAAGACGGCCGTGGCCATCGCCACGGGCGACGAGCACACCTGCGCGCTCTTGAATGATGCCCGCGTCAAATGCTGGGGAAACGCTTCCCTGACGGGGACCGGCAGCCTCCATGACATCGGTCATGATCCCGACGGCATGGGCGACGCGCTCCCCCCCATCGATCTCGGACGGGGAAGGACGGTCACGGCCATCGCCGCAGGAGGCATGCACACGTGCGCGCTCCTCGATGACGGCACCGTGAAATGCTGGGGCGTGAACAACGACGGCCAGCTCGGCCTCGGGGATACCGAGCAGCGCACCCGGACGCGTGACATGGGCGACGCGCTCCCGAGAGTCGACCTCGGGACGGGCAAAGCGGCCATTGCCATCACCGCTGGCTCCTCGCACACCTGTGCCCTCCTCCACGACCGTTCCGTCAAGTGCTGGGGGTACGACAACGGCACCGGCTGCCTCGGCGTGGGCGCCAGCGGACAGATTGGCGACGAACCTGGCGAGATGGGCGACGCGCTGCTCGCCGTCGACCTCGGGAAGGGAAAGAAGGCCGTCCAGATCCAGGCCGGCGTGGCCCACACCTGCGCACGCCTCGACGACGACACCGTGAAATGCTGGGGCCGCAACGACAGCGGCCAGCTCGGCCTCGGCGACACCAACGCCCGTGGAACCACGACATCCCAGATGGGCGACAACCTCCCGGCTGTCTCCTTCTGAGCTGAAGCGCACCTCGAGCCCGACCACCATCGTCCCCTCGACGGCCATCTTCGACGTCTCCGGCCAGCACATCTTCCGGTTTCCCAGGAGCGACGCCTACGGTGACCACGACGACCTTCTCGTGGACCGAGCGCGCTGGTTCGCGACCTGCCGAGCCCTCGGCGACATCGCCTTCGGTGTGACCCTGGCGCGAGAGGAATACTTCACTGCAGGCCACCGGGCATTGCAATGGCGCTGATCGAACCGCGCTTGCGAACTTCGCGTCGCCCCCTTCCGCGCCTCGGACTCAATCGCAGAGCCGTTCGAGATATCGCTCCCGGTGGAGCAGAAAATCCCGCGTGAGCTGGTAGTGCTCCGTTTCCTCGTAGCGAACTGGCGCGATCCCCTCCGAGGAGAGGAGATAGATCTGCGCGTCTGGATACGCCATGACGATCGGCGAGTGGGTGGCGACCACGAACTGCGATCCTCCGCGCGAGACGAGGTCATGCATCCTGGCGAGGAGGACGAGCTGCTTGGATGGCGAGAGCGCCGCCTCGGGCTCATCGAGCACATACAAACCGTTCGGACCGAACCGGTGCTTCAACAGCGCGACGAAGGCTTCCCCGTGCGACTGTTCATGGAGGTCCCGGCCACCATAAGCATCCACGACATCGAGACGCTGGATCTCCGTCGCAACGTTGAAGAAGCTCTCCGCGCGCAAGAAGAACCCCGTCCGCTCCCGTCGTGCTCCTCGCACCAATCGTGCGCACCGGTGAAGCTCCGACTCGGAGCGGCGCGTGGAAAACGAAAAATTGCGGGTTCCGCCTTCCGGGTTGAGGCCAGCAAGAACCGCGATGGCTTCGATGAGCGTCGACTTTCCCGAGCCGTTGTCCCCGACGAGGAACGTGACCTTCGGATGGAGCGGCAGCGGTTCCAGCTGTTCCAGCGAGCGTATCGCCGCGATCGAGAAGGGATAGGCGTTCCAGTCGGTGACGCGCGTGCGGACCAGCGAGAGCGCACGCAAGAAAGGCTCAGGTACGTGTCGTTTCATGGACGGCTCGAAGGTGAATCGTCGGGGGGCGTGCTTGCAACGGACTCCTCTCGCCACGTCGATGTTTTTGCCTGCCGGCGACCATCAGTCCACGGCGCGCTGCGTGAGCAACCCGCTCCGGGGACCACGTGTGAAGGGGGGCGAGCAGTCCATCGACATGGCGCAGGGTTATTTCCTGGCAAATCGCGAGGCGAGCTGCCGGTAGAATCCCACAGGCTCGATCTGGGCGAATCTCTGCATGCTTGCAGTGCGCTCATCGGGCGTCTTCTGCACCAGACGAGCCATGAGACTCGCGTACCGATGTCCGGCTTCGCGAAAGAGCCGATCCGCTGACCGGATGGCGTCGACAGGAGCCTTCGTTTGCAGCTCTTTCCGAACCGGAATCCCAAGCTCCTGGATGACCTCAGCGGAAAGCGTGCTGAGCGACTCGGGGAGAGCGTCATCCTTGGGATCCATGAACTCGACGAGCTTCGTCAACAGGCGGAGACGAGAGTTCGGCGATAGACCGTGGTTCTGTACCAATGCCTCCTCAATCTCCTGCCGCGCTTCACCGTGTTCCCCGCATAGACTCAGTACCCATGCCTTTTCCAGTGTGTGCTCTGTGCGCTCCTCTGCTGTCCGCAGAAGTGTGGTTGGAATGGAGAGAATTTCGTTGCGCGCCTCGTGATAACGCTTGCGGGTCGCGAAGATGAGGGCTCGCTGGGACTTGATGCTCTTCTGTAGCCATCCATCGTAATCCTGGAGCGCATTCTCCTCATTCAAGTGATCCAGCAGTCGGAGTGCTTCATCTGGAGAGGAGTCCGTCAATCTGATGACATCCATCACAGCTTCGTCGAAGGCCATACGTACACGAAGCAGATCGGCGCATCGGTCACACAGTCGTAGGCTCCGTCCCTCCACATCTTGCTGGAGACCAGGATTCTGATGGCACTCATCGCAGAGAGGCAAGTCCTGCATCAGTTGTAATCTCCAGGGAGTGGACATCGATCAAATGGCCAGGCGCCTGCGCGTTTGCATTCTCTGAAACAGCCACCGCAGTCCTTTCGATTGCCGTAAGTTCCACGGTTCCACTCCGGCTGCCACGGGTCCTGGAGGCAGAACTCCTGCAGCTTGAGACAGCGCTCAAGCTCAGGGTCGTCCGATGCCGCATCGCTGGACAGAGCGACACTCATGATGAGGCAGAGACCAAGAATGCCAGTGGTGGCGGTCACAGCAGGAAGCAGGAGCGGAGCCTGGAAGATACCGACGCCGACGCCGAACCACTTGACCGCCTCAGCGTAGTTGCCGGTGGGATCGATGCGGTTCATCGGATCCCCCAGCGCGTAGGCGTAGAGGTTGGCATCACCGCCGTCGAAGAGGAGTGGATCCTTGGCGGTCCATCGGCTCGTCTCAGGGTCGTAGTCGCGCGCGCCAAACCGCACGAGATGCGTGTCTGGATCGTACAGTCCCCCCGCAAAGCCGAAGGGCTGGAAGCCCGGGTTGGTGTCGAGCAGGACGCGGCCAAAGGCGTCGTAGTCGATCCGCTGGGCAATCGCTCCTGTGGCAGCGTCGATGACGAGCCGCACGCTGCCGACGTGGTCGGTGATGAGCCGATACACCGCGCCTTGCTTGAGCATCACCTCCGGGACATTGATCCTGTCGACATAGATGAAGCGGGCAACGACCGCGCCGCTCGGGCCTATCTCGGCAGCCGGCTGGAGCCTGTCACGGTAAAACCAGCCCTGCACCAGCGTGCCGTCGACCTTCTTGCCGACACGACGTCCGAGGCCATCCACCACGTAGTCGACCACCGAGCCGCTGGGCAGCGTCACCTGCCGCAGGTTGCCGAGATCGTCGTAGCTGTAGTGCGTGGTGTCACCGGTGGCGGTATCCATGCGGTTTTGAAGGGGGCCCGCATCGTCGTAGGTGAAGACGAGGTCCCCTTGAGAGAGCAAACGATCCTGCGCATCGAAGTGCCCCTCGACCGTGGCATCGGGCGTGACACGAGCGAGGTGATTCCCGTTCTCGTCGTGATCGATGTGAAGCGCCAAGCTGCTGTCGAGGTAGACGTCGCGCAGACGCCCTGTGAGATCGTAGTCGTAGCCGATGACGTGGGTGATTCCGTTCAGCGTTTCGGTCTTCTCGACGATGCGACCCAGCAGATCACGGCTGTAGGCGACCGTCATCAAGGGAGAGCCATCGACAACGACGTTCCGCCCGATGATCTCGCCGTAAGCATCATGGCTCAGCGTCTCGACCACCTGCCCGACGGTGATGCCTTTGAGCAAACCGTTCTGGGAATCGCGTGTGAGCGTGAGTGGTCCAGCGCTGGTGAGCAGGCCATCGGGATCTCGCCCGAACGCCACCGCGTACCCACCGTTCACCTGCTCCTCTGCGAGCTTCAGATCGTTGTCGTAGATCCGATGCACGGTGCCGCTGATGGCGCCTGTCCAGGAGATGTCGGTGAGCAGCTCCCCATCGTGGATGAAGCTCAAACCAGCCCCGGCCGGCCCGGTGAGGGTCGCCAGCTTGCCAGTGGTCGGGTGGTACGTGCGCGAGACGGTTCCCGCGCCGGATGTGAGCGCGGACAGGCGCCCCGCCGCATCCCGCGCATGGGTCAGCGCCGCGCCGCCAGGCAAGGTCGTCGTGGCGAGCTGGCCGTCGAGGTCGTAGCTCCATTGCGTTGGTGTCGTCGGTCCAGCGGCCGGAGATGGCGGTGTGTACGACGCACGCAGATCGAGCGCCGTGTAACCGAAGCTGTGCGCAGGTCGGCCGGGCGGCGTCACCGAGACCAGGTTCCCGACGAGGTCATGCTCGTAGAGCACCACGTCACCATCCGGCCGCAGTGCTTCCTGCACGCGCCCCACCGGATCGACGACGAACCCCTCCACCTGCCCGAGCGGATCGGTCGTGCTGACCCGAAACCCGTGCGGACCGTAGGCATGCGTGATGGTGCGCATCCCCTGCGTCATGGCGTCGAGGCGCCCGTGCGGCCCATAGGTGAGCTGCACGGGATGAATTCCTGCTACCACGATCTGCACGACACGACCTTGCAGATCCGCCGTCGTGACGAAGCTCTGGCCCGCCGGTGTCGTGCGTGTCGTCGTCCGTGTCCCTCGCGCAAATACGTCGACGAATGACTTTCCGTTGATGTTCGTGATGTCCTGAAGGGCGACGAAGCTCGACGGATCGGCAGGGTTCGACAATGTGGCGCTGCGTGAGCGCGTCACCGTGAGCGCCCGGCCACCTGGTGTGGTGAGGATCTCCTGCTTCCGGTAAGGCGACAGCATCCCGAACACCGGATCGGGCGCCAGCGACCAGCGCACCGTGCGCCCGTCCGGAAGCTGCATCGTGGTCTGTCCAGCGGCACCTGGACCCCGCGTCCCCATCAGCCCGGCGCTGCTCGTGACGCTACGCTGCACGTCAGCCGCCCCCGGACGCTGGACCGCATACGTGGTGCTCCGTCCGAGTGCCGTCGTCACACTCACCCTACGCCCATTGCCGACCGCACTGCGCGTGAGTGTCTTGCTGCCGCCGGCAGGATCGCTGTCTTGCGTGAGCTGCCCGAGGGCGTCGTACGCAAACGTGTGCTCACGGCCGAGCGCATCGGTGCGTCGGGTGAGCAGCCCGCGGGCGTCGTAGCCGAGGGTGGTGTTCTCGCTGGCGGGGTTACTGACAGCAGCCAGCAACCCTACGGCATCGATGCTCAACGTGGTGGTCTGCCCGAACGCTCCAGTGAGCGCCGTGGCCGTCCCGCTGGACCCCCGCGAAATCGTCAGCAGCGCGCCATCTCCATCCTGAATCGCTGTGAGAAGTCCCGCCTGATCGTACTGAAACCCTAGCAGCGTCGCCCCCGTCCGCACATCGATCGTGCGCAGGTGCCGCCCCGTCCCACTGAACACGTATGCCTTCCGGGCATCCTCGGTCGGGATGGCCACCTCCGTGAGCGCCACCCCGGGCAGTGGCGATCGCGCGATCCGCCGTACCCGGTGCAGCACCATCTCGGCCGTGTACAGACCGCCATCCGGTCCCAGCGCGAGCTGCGCGATGGTCCCGACGCGCGCATTCAGGGCGCGCTCCCCTTCAGGCAGCGGAACATCGCAGCAGCTCCCGGTCCCCGCGACCGGCTGGATCACCCCATCCGGCGTGATGCTCCGGATCAGGTAGCCCGTGCTATCTGCAACGTGGAGCGTCCCCTCCGCGTCCAGCACCGCAGCCGTCGGATTCCGCAGCCGAGCCGCCCGCGCTGGCCCGCCATCCCCCGTCGTTCCTGCGATGCCTGTTCCCGCAAACGTCGTGATCCTTCCGCGCCGATCGACCTGACGGATCCGGTGGTTGTCGTGGTCGACGACGAACAACCCCCCATCACGCGCGACCACGACCCCTCGCGGACTCCCGAGGCGTGCCGCCGTCGCCAGCCCCCCATCCCCCGAGAACCCCGCCGTCCCGGTACCCGCAACCGTGGTGATCGTCCCATCCGGCCCCACCCGCCGGATGCGGTGGTTCTGCGTGTCGGCGATGAACAGCGTTCCATCCTCGGTCACCGCGACGCTGAGCGGATTCCGGAGCTGCGCTTGCGTCGCCGGCCCCCCGTCCCCCGAGAAACCCGCCGTGCCGCTCCCAGCGACCGTGGTGATCGTCCCATCCGCCGCGATCTTGCGCACCCGATGGCCACCTTGCTCTGCGATGTAGACGCTCCCATCCGCCCCCAGCGCGAGCCCTCTCGGCGCCTGGACCTGCGCCTGCAAGGCCGGCCCCCCATCTCCCGCACCACCGCTCACCCCTGTGCCCGCGACCGGCCAGATGAGCCCCTCCGGATCGACTCGCCGGATGCGCGCCTGCCCCGTGGAGCTCAGGTACACGCTCCCATCCGGCCCCACCGCCACCCCGGAGACCGTATCCAGCGGCGCCTGGATCGCGAGCCCTCCATCCCCGAGCGCCCCTGTGGTCCCCCCCTTGCCCGCCACCGTGCGCAGCTCGGTCCCCAGCGCGGCCCCCGTCTGCCGCCGTCCATCCCCCAGGTAGAGCACCTCCGCGCTCGGGCTGTAGACGTGGTGTACATCGACCGTCCAACCGCCGAGCCCCAGCGCCGACGCCGTGAGCCCCCCGAGTCGACCTCGCCATCGCTTCCACGCGATGACATCGCTGCGCGTGCGGCTGTACGCGATGTCCTCGCTCGCGAACGCCCCGAAGGCTGGCGCCGAGTCCCGCGGTGCCAGGTACACCCCCTCGTAGGCGTACCCGATCCGCACCGTGATCGGCTGCTCCCCCTGCATCTCACGACCGAAGGCATCCTTGCCGTCCCACGAGAACGTCGTCTCGCTGCTCGGCGCGCAAGGACAAGCGAACGACTGCTCGATGTGCCGCCCCGCGATCTCGACGTGCAGCTCGATGCGCTTCACCGACGCGGGGACGCCTCCACGCGCGAGCGGGATCGTCAGCGTGCTCCGCGCCGCATGACCCGCCGCGCGATCACTCCGGTAGTGCAGCGAGAACGGCGTCCCAGCGATGGGCAGCGCCTCCCCGAGCACCTGGTTCTCGCAGTCGATGATCGAGCCTTGCTCCTCGCAGGCCGCGGGCTCCGGCTCACTCCGGTCGGGATTCCGGTTCTCCTCGCCGCCGTCCCCACCCTCGCCCCCCTCCATCGAGCAGGTCAGGCTCAAGGGCACGCACGCATCGGCCGGAAACCCGTACGGCCAGTTCGCGTCCCATGGCGTGAAATGCTGGATCGGCACCCGCCACAGCGAATGCCCGGGTGCGTAGAGTGCTGCGAGCTTCGCTTGCTCCTCCGGCGTGATGCCCAGGAGGTCCAGCGTGGCGCTGTCGTCGGCCGCCCCGTCGCCATCCGTGTCGAGCGTCGCAAGGCCAGAGAGGACATCGACGATCGCGATCACACGCCCATTGTCCGAAGGGACCCACGCTGCCCGCGCGCGGTCGTAGTAGCCCATCGGCACCACCGTACCGGCGGGAAACCCGAGGAAATTGTCGACGTAGAACGGGATGGCTTGGTTGAACACCACGCTCACCGCCCCCACGGCGAGCGCCTCGTCCGCGCTCAGCTCGACAGCGTACGTGTACCCGCTCGTCGGCGGCAGCTCACCCGGCATCGCGGCTGGACCGTGCTCTCCCACCGTGTACTCGGTGGCGCGTAAGCTGAGCGTGGAGAGCGGCTGGAGCGTGCCATCCGGCAGCAGAAGCTCGGCCGTCGTGCCTGGTGGAAACAGGACCGTCGCCTGGCGGGTGCCATCCGCGTCGGTGACGACGCTGCCGCGGGCTTCGGCATAGGGAGGGGCGGTGTCGAGATCGAGCCGCGTGACCTGCGGATCGAGCGGAACGAGCACGACGTCCGGAGCCAGCGCATGGCCTTGCCACGGAACGTCGACCCGACGCGCCGCTGGTAAGAAGCCGGCAGCTTCGTAGGTCACCACGAGCGACCCGCCCCCTCGAGCCACCATGGTGAAGCCGCCATCGGCGAACGTGCGCGTCGTCCCGTACTCCGGGTGATCGAGCACGGAGATGGTCACCTCGGGCAACGGGTCGCCGTCGACGCGGCGCACCGTGCCTCGAAGCCCGGCGGCGCGTCGCGGAGAAAGGATGCTCGGATCGGCGCCAGGCTGGATCGGATCGACGCCTTCGAGCAGGAACGCGAGGCCGTCCGCAGGTAAAGACGCCACCGTGCGATCGAGCGGCGCGCAAGCCGTGTGCGTGATGCCATTCACGGCATCGCACGCGTCGAATGTGCAGGGATTCCCATCGTCAATCGCGGGCGGCGCTCCTGGAGCGCAATGGCCCGCCCCGTCGCACGCCTCGTCCCCATTGCACGGGTCGGCATCGGGGCAGGGCGTCCCCGAAGGGGCGGGAGGACCGTTTGCGCCCTGAGGAAGGCAGACGGTGACCGTGGATGCACCCCCTTGGCCCCCTCCTGCGCCTTGCGCATCTGCGCTGCCATGGCCACCAGCCCCGCCGCTGCCACCGGCACCGCCGCTGCCACCGGCACCTGCGCTGCCATGGCCACCAGCCCCACCCCCGTGGATGCCGCCGCTACCACCGCCGGTCCCGGCCTGCGCATCGTCGCGACCGCCATGTCCACCACCGGAAGGCGCGCCAGCCGTGCTGCTCGTCGTCGAGGCTCCATCCGCTCCTGCATGTGCGTCATGGCCTCCCATTCCCTGAGAGGAATCCCGGGAAGGAGCAGGCGGATTGCAGGCGCAAAGCAGGGCGAGCGCCATCCCTGAAGAGAGGCGAGGACTCATCCAGCGCATCGACGGAAAGCCCTCCTGGCCGACGATCAGAAGCACGCGGCGTCTCCAGGCCAATTGCACATACCGTACCCTCACGCCCGGACTGACCGGTTACCAGGAGCTTGTGTATTCCGTTCGGTCAGGGGTCGTTGCCATGCACAACGGCACGCATCTGGGTCGACGATGATCCAGCGAAACAGGCCTCTCTGGGAGGGTCATGATCCATCCCTGAGCTCCTCTGGAAAGCCTCTGGCGTGCTCGCGGGGGGAGCTGGGGTCCCGAACGTTGGGCCCACCGAGCAGCGGTATGGAACGGGCTGCCTCGTGGGTTTGATCCATTGTGTGACTCGTCGTGTTTTTCCCACGCGAACCTTCCAAGTCGATCCATGGGGAGCGTGGACGGCAGAGCACCCCATTGCTTGTCGGCATTGTTCTCTGCCTCGAAAACGCCCGTGAACCATCCATCCCCACACTCGGGTGAGAAATTCGTTCCAGTCCCTCGCCATACACCAGCTCAATGCCTTGACCGACGCCGGGACGTCACACGAATACTCCCACTCCGTGAAATCACTTCAGCTCCTGGTGGTGGCTTGCAGCCTCGTCGCTCTGGTGACCTGCGGACGTGCGGACGAACAGCGAGCCCCTTGCGAAGGCGCCTGCTGCACGGCCCCCTGCGATCCCTGCCGTGACGGCGCCTGCGAGGACACCGACGCGCTCGGCTGGGAGCCCCCTGTGCTCCTCTGGTGGGGCGACGCCGACGACCCCGCACCAGGCTGCCCTGCCTGGGCTCCCCACGTCGTCTTCGAGGGCATCGACGGCCTGTCCGCAAAGCAGAGCTGCCCCTCCTGCGCCTGCGGCCCTGCCGAGTGCAAGCTCCCTGCGGGAATCGTCGTGTGGGACGAGTTCATGTGCAACGCGCACGACGTCCCCGACCCGAAGTTCACGCCCTTTCTCGCTCCGGATCCCTGGGACGGCTCCTGCGTCACACACCCCACGATCCCCGCGGGGACCTACAGCTCGGTCCAGTACCTGAGCACGACGCTGGCCCCGTGTACGCCCCGCACCGGCCCGGAGCCGATCGTGGCAGAGCCGGTCTGGGCGACGCACGCGCGCGCTTGCAGCGCTGGCAGCACGCCGCCTGAAGACCCGGTGCCACCAGCAGAGCAAGTCCCACCCGCTGGCTTCAAGGAGTGCCTGTGGCGCCGAGGCGAACCTGGCCCTTGCCCAGCGCACCATCCCGAACGACGGGTGTTTCACCACGACATCGAGAACTCGCTGGGCTGCACGGCGTGCGCTTGCGGTGAACCGATGGACGGCGACTGCCACGCCTTGCTCCGACGGTTCGATCTCCCGGCGTGCGACATGACCCCAGGCAAGTGGAGAGGCAACTCCACGGATCTCGACCGCTCTCCCTGCAGCGGCTCGCTGGGCGGGACCAGCCCCATCAGCCTGGGGAGCATCAACGCCAGGTGGTACGAGCAGCACCCCGGCCGCTGTGACCCTTCGGGAGGTAGCCCAAGCGGCGAGGTGTGGACGAACGAGCAGACGACCTTCTGCTGCGAGGCAACGCGATGATCTCCAGACGCTTTCAGGGACCACGACGTCATCAGCGGTTCCGCAGCAGGACCCAGGCAGGAATTGCCCTCGGCATGCTGGCCCTGCTCTTTGCCTTGATCCCTGCTTCCTGCAGGTTTGGACGGGTCCTGATCTACACCTGCCCCGATCCCTGCAAGACCTGCAACGACCCCTGCCATCCTTGCATCGAGGCCGAGGGAGAGTGCGTTCCGGATGCGCCGTTTGGCTGGGCCGGACCTGTGCTCGTGTGGGCCGCGCCAAGAAACGTCGAGCCCCCGCCCTGCCCAGGGAACGCCCCGTCGCGCGTGTATCAAGGCTACGACGGCCTCAACGTGGAGCGCGGCTGCCCACGTTGTTCCTGCGGACCCATCACGTGCATGGCGCCCACGACCATCGCCGCCAGCGATCAGCCTGTGTGTACGGGTGATGAGCCGCGCGACGACGACCTCCACTTGCCCATCCCGGCGGTCTGGGACGGCGCGTGCCTCGACGTGCCCGCCATCGCTGAAGCGGATGTTGCTTCGCTCAGCGCATCCACGACGCGTGTGGCCGCCTGCGAGCCCAACTTCGGTCCGGTCCCCTCGACAGGAGACTTCAGCTGGGACTTCCACGCCATGGCCTGCGCCAACGAAGACGGCCCGCGGGTCTGCCAGGACGAAGTGCAGTGGTGTGCTCCCCGCGCCGAAGGCGATTTCCATCAGTGTGTGTACACCCGCGGTGACGAGCCCACCTGCCCCGCCGGGTATCCGAAGCGGCGCGTGTTCTTCGAAGGGATCGACGGATCGCTCGCGTGCTCTTCCTGCACGTGTGAAGGCCCCTCGGTCAGCGCGTGCAGGGCCGATCTCTTCGGGTTCAGTGATCCGGGATGCAACGATGTCGTCGTCGAGCTGACTTCGGAGCTCGGGCCAACAAGGTGCAACGACCAGGTCAGCCCCGGTGGCCTGCGCAGCCTCTCCCTGAGCTGGACCGTCAACGAACCCGGCGCCTGCACCCCACGCGGCGGCAGCCCGACTGGCCGCGTCACCGCCGACACCCCGACCACCTTCTGCTGCCTCTGACGAGCTGCTGCCTCTGACGAGCTGCTGCCTCTGACGAGGAGCCCCTCCTTGGACGAGGGTGGCCTCTGAGAGTCCCTCCTCGGCTCGGTCCCTCCTCGGCTCGGTCCCTCCTCGGCTCGTCCCTCCTCGGACAGGTGCTGCCTCTGACCGGGCCTGCCTCTGACGGGGCCTGCCTCTGACGAGGGTCCCTCCTGCCGTCCCGGAGCTTCCGCCGTCCATCGTGAACGTGAGCGGCTGGCCCCCACGCGCGGACGGCGA is part of the Chondromyces crocatus genome and encodes:
- a CDS encoding RHS repeat-associated core domain-containing protein — protein: MNGITHTACAPLDRTVASLPADGLAFLLEGVDPIQPGADPSILSPRRAAGLRGTVRRVDGDPLPEVTISVLDHPEYGTTRTFADGGFTMVARGGGSLVVTYEAAGFLPAARRVDVPWQGHALAPDVVLVPLDPQVTRLDLDTAPPYAEARGSVVTDADGTRQATVLFPPGTTAELLLPDGTLQPLSTLSLRATEYTVGEHGPAAMPGELPPTSGYTYAVELSADEALAVGAVSVVFNQAIPFYVDNFLGFPAGTVVPMGYYDRARAAWVPSDNGRVIAIVDVLSGLATLDTDGDGAADDSATLDLLGITPEEQAKLAALYAPGHSLWRVPIQHFTPWDANWPYGFPADACVPLSLTCSMEGGEGGDGGEENRNPDRSEPEPAACEEQGSIIDCENQVLGEALPIAGTPFSLHYRSDRAAGHAARSTLTIPLARGGVPASVKRIELHVEIAGRHIEQSFACPCAPSSETTFSWDGKDAFGREMQGEQPITVRIGYAYEGVYLAPRDSAPAFGAFASEDIAYSRTRSDVIAWKRWRGRLGGLTASALGLGGWTVDVHHVYSPSAEVLYLGDGRRQTGAALGTELRTVAGKGGTTGALGDGGLAIQAPLDTVSGVAVGPDGSVYLSSTGQARIRRVDPEGLIWPVAGTGVSGGAGDGGPALQAQVQAPRGLALGADGSVYIAEQGGHRVRKIAADGTITTVAGSGTAGFSGDGGPATQAQLRNPLSVAVTEDGTLFIADTQNHRIRRVGPDGTITTVAGTGTAGFSGDGGLATAARLGSPRGVVVARDGGLFVVDHDNHRIRQVDRRGRITTFAGTGIAGTTGDGGPARAARLRNPTAAVLDAEGTLHVADSTGYLIRSITPDGVIQPVAGTGSCCDVPLPEGERALNARVGTIAQLALGPDGGLYTAEMVLHRVRRIARSPLPGVALTEVAIPTEDARKAYVFSGTGRHLRTIDVRTGATLLGFQYDQAGLLTAIQDGDGALLTISRGSSGTATALTGAFGQTTTLSIDAVGLLAAVSNPASENTTLGYDARGLLTRRTDALGREHTFAYDALGQLTQDSDPAGGSKTLTRSAVGNGRRVSVTTALGRSTTYAVQRPGAADVQRSVTSSAGLMGTRGPGAAGQTTMQLPDGRTVRWSLAPDPVFGMLSPYRKQEILTTPGGRALTVTRSRSATLSNPADPSSFVALQDITNINGKSFVDVFARGTRTTTRTTPAGQSFVTTADLQGRVVQIVVAGIHPVQLTYGPHGRLDAMTQGMRTITHAYGPHGFRVSTTDPLGQVEGFVVDPVGRVQEALRPDGDVVLYEHDLVGNLVSVTPPGRPAHSFGYTALDLRASYTPPSPAAGPTTPTQWSYDLDGQLATTTLPGGAALTHARDAAGRLSALTSGAGTVSRTYHPTTGKLATLTGPAGAGLSFIHDGELLTDISWTGAISGTVHRIYDNDLKLAEEQVNGGYAVAFGRDPDGLLTSAGPLTLTRDSQNGLLKGITVGQVVETLSHDAYGEIIGRNVVVDGSPLMTVAYSRDLLGRIVEKTETLNGITHVIGYDYDLTGRLRDVYLDSSLALHIDHDENGNHLARVTPDATVEGHFDAQDRLLSQGDLVFTYDDAGPLQNRMDTATGDTTHYSYDDLGNLRQVTLPSGSVVDYVVDGLGRRVGKKVDGTLVQGWFYRDRLQPAAEIGPSGAVVARFIYVDRINVPEVMLKQGAVYRLITDHVGSVRLVIDAATGAIAQRIDYDAFGRVLLDTNPGFQPFGFAGGLYDPDTHLVRFGARDYDPETSRWTAKDPLLFDGGDANLYAYALGDPMNRIDPTGNYAEAVKWFGVGVGIFQAPLLLPAVTATTGILGLCLIMSVALSSDAASDDPELERCLKLQEFCLQDPWQPEWNRGTYGNRKDCGGCFRECKRAGAWPFDRCPLPGDYN
- a CDS encoding RCC1 domain-containing protein; amino-acid sequence: MRVWSLFFAVGSLALASGCADDTEPAVDAAGTATDLSLGAHHACVIRSDGQVKCWGHALHNQLGLSDGKNRGDLPGGMGDALPSVQLGSGRHATAISASSSHTCAVLDDGQLKCWGTGFEGQLGLGSMHHTGITPEEMGDALPAVDLGRGALTVAVSAAREHTCALLDSGSVKCWGELLFGRLGLGMTYGGPHGLSIGDGPGEMGDALPTVDLGTGKTAVAIATGDEHTCALLNDARVKCWGNASLTGTGSLHDIGHDPDGMGDALPPIDLGRGRTVTAIAAGGMHTCALLDDGTVKCWGVNNDGQLGLGDTEQRTRTRDMGDALPRVDLGTGKAAIAITAGSSHTCALLHDRSVKCWGYDNGTGCLGVGASGQIGDEPGEMGDALLAVDLGKGKKAVQIQAGVAHTCARLDDDTVKCWGRNDSGQLGLGDTNARGTTTSQMGDNLPAVSF
- a CDS encoding AAA family ATPase yields the protein MKRHVPEPFLRALSLVRTRVTDWNAYPFSIAAIRSLEQLEPLPLHPKVTFLVGDNGSGKSTLIEAIAVLAGLNPEGGTRNFSFSTRRSESELHRCARLVRGARRERTGFFLRAESFFNVATEIQRLDVVDAYGGRDLHEQSHGEAFVALLKHRFGPNGLYVLDEPEAALSPSKQLVLLARMHDLVSRGGSQFVVATHSPIVMAYPDAQIYLLSSEGIAPVRYEETEHYQLTRDFLLHRERYLERLCD